From a region of the Thermoanaerobaculia bacterium genome:
- the speB gene encoding agmatinase: protein MPFLPQNFLGIPEDENPREASRVLVLPVPYERTVSYGVGTRNGPASILEASHFVELYDDELDREPYRAGVHTLPPWHPEDPEPDAMVEELESLAAGLIAGGQFLFTLGGEHSISPPIIRAHARRHPNLSILHFDAHGDLRDEYEGSRNSHACAARRFVDAGPTVHVGIRSISREEVEFARERDLLVVSNREMHAGWGWMDRALRRLTAPVYVTFDIDFLDGSLVPGTGTPEPGGGTYAQALEILRRVAAERPIVGADLVEHAPLPGNRAPDFLAAKLAYKMIAYALHPDAAARPVLSPGRPPR from the coding sequence TCCCCGTCCCCTACGAGCGGACGGTTTCCTACGGGGTCGGCACGCGGAACGGCCCGGCGTCGATTCTCGAGGCGTCGCATTTCGTCGAGCTCTACGACGACGAGCTCGACCGGGAGCCGTACCGCGCCGGGGTGCACACGCTTCCGCCGTGGCACCCGGAAGACCCGGAACCGGACGCGATGGTCGAAGAGCTGGAGTCGCTCGCCGCGGGGCTGATCGCCGGCGGCCAGTTCCTCTTCACGCTCGGCGGGGAACACTCGATCTCCCCCCCGATCATCCGCGCCCACGCGCGACGGCACCCGAATCTCTCGATCCTCCATTTCGACGCGCACGGAGACCTGCGGGACGAATACGAGGGGAGCCGCAACTCGCACGCCTGCGCCGCGCGGCGGTTCGTCGACGCCGGCCCGACCGTCCACGTCGGCATCCGCTCGATCTCGCGCGAGGAGGTCGAGTTCGCGCGCGAACGCGACCTCCTGGTCGTGTCCAACCGGGAGATGCACGCCGGATGGGGCTGGATGGACCGCGCCCTGCGCCGACTGACCGCGCCCGTCTACGTCACCTTCGACATCGACTTCCTCGACGGCTCGCTCGTTCCCGGCACCGGAACGCCGGAGCCCGGAGGGGGAACCTACGCGCAGGCGCTCGAGATCCTCCGGCGGGTCGCCGCCGAACGACCGATCGTCGGCGCGGACCTCGTCGAGCACGCTCCGCTTCCCGGCAACCGCGCGCCCGACTTCCTCGCGGCGAAGCTCGCGTACAAGATGATCGCGTACGCGCTCCATCCGGACGCCGCCGCGCGCCCCGTGCTCTCCCCCGGCCGCCCCCCGCGATGA